A genomic stretch from Bacillus sp. E(2018) includes:
- a CDS encoding winged helix-turn-helix domain-containing protein, which produces MTNSLSISADQQKLIANATRIQIIHLLKDEELTAKEVADKLGKTTGTVHYHIQLLFNGGILELVKEQKKGGIIEKYYRSKSTRFELKEDTTKPSSVSTNLLLDDEEKKQFLLELEQLFVRWESQVTNDNTKKEYMVHCSFQESE; this is translated from the coding sequence ATGACAAATTCGCTTTCCATATCAGCAGATCAACAAAAGTTAATTGCGAATGCGACACGTATTCAAATTATCCACTTATTGAAGGATGAGGAATTAACGGCAAAAGAAGTTGCTGATAAACTGGGAAAAACAACTGGAACCGTTCATTACCACATCCAACTTCTTTTTAACGGAGGCATTTTAGAACTTGTAAAAGAACAAAAGAAAGGTGGAATCATAGAAAAATACTATCGCTCTAAGTCCACACGTTTTGAACTTAAAGAAGATACTACTAAACCCTCCTCTGTTTCAACCAATCTTTTACTCGATGATGAAGAGAAGAAGCAATTTCTGCTAGAGTTAGAACAGCTTTTCGTACGATGGGAAAGTCAAGTCACAAATGATAACACTAAAAAGGAATATATGGTGCATTGTTCGTTTCAGGAGAGTGAGTGA
- a CDS encoding MFS transporter has translation MENPKSKWKYPSLLLSAVGISYIGDFIYLVSLNLFIFAKTESVAAVAGLWLIGPLAGIVTSLWSGSLIDRLNKKTIMIITDIMRALLVACIPFLTELWMIYTILFAVSLCSSFFNPASSAYTVQLVPKEKRLRYNSISSVLTTGALVIGPAIAGALVHFGSYNFAIWCNAVSFVLSACILSFLPSLYDKQTDSTSRSNKLNIMIDDWRIVGDFLRKQRLFLATYILFQLIMTLAVALDSQEVVFTQTIIGLTESQYSLLVSITGIGYLTGSLLLAVMANKFPVPYLIGFASTLFSLGYGIYAFSHSFFSACIGFIILGFFSSFANTGFQTFFQQSIPSNKMGRVGATLGFFQSISLIVIILFASFLSEWLNVKEVVIGISLFIICFAVTLNVLMYFYHNKKENYHKDAKQKELAH, from the coding sequence ATGGAAAATCCAAAGAGTAAATGGAAATATCCCTCCCTATTATTATCTGCGGTGGGTATTTCATATATTGGTGACTTTATCTACTTAGTTTCTTTAAATTTATTTATCTTTGCAAAAACGGAATCTGTTGCAGCAGTTGCTGGTTTATGGTTAATCGGCCCTCTAGCTGGAATCGTGACAAGCTTATGGTCAGGAAGTTTGATCGATCGATTAAATAAAAAAACAATCATGATAATCACTGATATTATGCGCGCGCTACTCGTTGCCTGTATCCCCTTCTTAACAGAATTGTGGATGATTTATACGATCTTGTTTGCCGTTAGCCTCTGTAGTTCATTCTTTAATCCAGCATCTTCAGCCTACACTGTTCAACTCGTACCGAAAGAAAAACGGCTGCGCTATAATTCAATTTCTTCTGTTCTAACGACTGGTGCACTTGTTATCGGACCGGCTATTGCTGGGGCACTCGTCCATTTTGGTTCATATAACTTTGCGATCTGGTGTAATGCAGTTTCCTTTGTTTTATCAGCATGCATTCTCTCTTTTCTACCAAGTTTATATGATAAACAAACAGATTCTACTTCTCGTTCTAACAAACTAAACATAATGATTGATGACTGGCGAATAGTAGGTGACTTTCTAAGAAAACAACGATTGTTTTTAGCTACCTACATCCTTTTTCAATTAATCATGACCTTAGCTGTAGCTCTAGATTCTCAAGAAGTCGTTTTCACACAAACCATTATTGGGCTTACAGAAAGCCAATATAGTTTGCTTGTGAGTATAACTGGAATTGGCTATTTAACCGGATCTTTACTTCTCGCTGTAATGGCTAATAAATTTCCTGTTCCCTACCTTATTGGCTTTGCTTCCACGCTTTTTAGTTTAGGGTATGGAATTTATGCCTTCTCTCATTCATTCTTTTCCGCATGTATAGGTTTTATTATTCTAGGTTTCTTTTCATCATTTGCTAACACCGGATTCCAAACTTTTTTCCAACAAAGTATTCCGTCTAACAAAATGGGAAGAGTTGGAGCTACGTTAGGGTTTTTTCAAAGTATAAGTCTTATCGTTATCATCCTATTTGCTAGTTTCTTAAGTGAGTGGTTAAATGTTAAAGAAGTTGTCATCGGAATATCTCTATTCATCATCTGTTTTGCCGTAACACTTAATGTGTTAATGTACTTTTATCACAATAAAAAAGAAAATTATCATAAAGATGCAAAACAAAAAGAGCTAGCACATTAA
- a CDS encoding HAD-IA family hydrolase — MVKAVFFDLYETLITEWKDGRKKAKYSIEPLGLNKDMFKVEWDVRRERRMSGAFPNHQSVLRDILDSQGITPNLEAIEHVHQGRLAAKNIPFQEIDPQVIELLQTLKSNGLKLGLISNAAPEEVVAWETTELPVYFDEVIFSYEVRVAKPQKEIYQLACEKLGVIPQESVFIGDGGSDELRGATEAEMTALQATWFLPTVISERTTGYPKLKKPQDLLLHESIKSITIY, encoded by the coding sequence TTGGTTAAAGCAGTTTTCTTTGATCTATATGAAACATTAATTACGGAATGGAAAGATGGACGTAAAAAAGCCAAGTATTCTATTGAACCTTTAGGATTAAATAAAGATATGTTTAAAGTAGAGTGGGACGTTAGAAGAGAGCGTAGAATGAGTGGAGCGTTTCCAAATCACCAGAGTGTGTTAAGAGATATTTTAGATTCACAGGGAATTACACCAAACTTAGAAGCGATCGAGCATGTTCACCAAGGAAGGTTGGCAGCGAAAAATATTCCTTTTCAAGAGATCGATCCACAGGTGATAGAACTTCTTCAAACTTTAAAATCTAATGGGTTGAAGCTCGGTCTGATCTCAAATGCTGCTCCAGAAGAAGTGGTTGCCTGGGAAACAACTGAACTGCCAGTCTACTTTGATGAAGTAATTTTCTCCTATGAGGTACGAGTAGCGAAACCGCAAAAAGAAATCTATCAACTGGCTTGTGAAAAGCTTGGTGTAATACCACAAGAATCAGTATTTATTGGTGACGGTGGATCTGACGAATTAAGAGGTGCAACAGAAGCAGAAATGACAGCACTTCAAGCAACTTGGTTTTTGCCAACAGTGATCAGTGAGAGAACGACAGGTTATCCAAAACTCAAAAAACCACAAGACTTACTGCTTCATGAGAGCATAAAATCAATTACAATCTATTAA
- a CDS encoding GNAT family N-acetyltransferase: protein MNPILIDFPTEFTTERLLIRMPKPGDGKAMFEAIHASLDELKPWLPFAHFEQTEEDVEVNIREAHLKFLSREDLRLLVFLKENGNLVASSGLHRINWEIPKFEIGYWIDTRYAGKGYMTEAVEGITEFAANELKARRIEIRCDTQNNKSAAIPERLGFTLEGILRNDSLEVGSTTKLRDTSVYAKIF, encoded by the coding sequence ATGAATCCTATTTTAATAGATTTCCCAACTGAATTTACAACCGAACGACTCCTTATTCGTATGCCGAAGCCTGGAGATGGTAAAGCGATGTTTGAAGCGATTCATGCTTCACTAGACGAATTAAAACCGTGGCTTCCGTTTGCCCATTTTGAACAAACAGAGGAAGACGTAGAAGTAAATATTCGAGAAGCGCATCTGAAGTTTTTAAGCAGAGAAGATCTGCGGTTGCTCGTGTTTTTAAAAGAAAACGGAAATCTGGTTGCCTCATCAGGATTACACCGTATTAATTGGGAAATTCCAAAGTTCGAGATTGGTTATTGGATTGATACTCGCTATGCAGGAAAAGGATATATGACAGAGGCAGTTGAAGGAATTACCGAGTTTGCTGCTAATGAGCTTAAAGCACGTCGAATTGAGATTCGCTGTGATACTCAAAATAATAAAAGTGCAGCCATTCCTGAACGGTTAGGATTTACATTGGAAGGAATTCTGCGCAATGATTCATTGGAGGTTGGTTCAACAACAAAACTGCGAGATACGAGTGTTTATGCAAAGATTTTTTAA
- a CDS encoding RNA polymerase sigma-70 factor translates to MNDVHPEQLFITYKSLLFSLAYRMLGSVQDAEDIVQDVYITWSEQPMDPVQNPKAYLCKIVTNRCIDLLKSARKQRETYVGPWLPEPLVTDNNDDPASRYVMKESLSTAYLLLLEQLSETERAVFLLREVLEYDYQLISEVIGKSSSNCRQIFHRAKKAIGNHTIAQLSPSKASALTEQFVSAVVSGNVSKLLSLLAVDAKLLSDGGGKTKAALVPILGAERISRFYMGIMAKAKEDFSFKYTIVNGEPGIVLYAEHQVFGVLSLQIQNDLIQTIYWVVNPDKLTHLT, encoded by the coding sequence ATGAACGATGTCCATCCGGAGCAGTTATTTATCACATATAAATCCCTCTTGTTTTCATTAGCATATCGAATGCTAGGAAGTGTGCAAGATGCGGAAGATATCGTGCAAGATGTATACATTACTTGGAGTGAACAACCAATGGATCCTGTTCAGAATCCTAAAGCTTATCTTTGTAAAATCGTGACGAATCGCTGTATTGATCTGCTCAAATCTGCGCGTAAGCAACGAGAAACATATGTAGGACCTTGGCTTCCAGAACCACTAGTAACAGACAACAATGATGATCCGGCATCACGTTATGTGATGAAAGAATCGCTCTCTACAGCATACCTACTTTTATTAGAGCAGCTATCAGAAACAGAACGTGCTGTATTTTTGCTTCGGGAAGTCTTAGAGTATGATTATCAGTTGATTTCAGAAGTGATTGGGAAAAGTAGTTCGAACTGCAGACAGATCTTTCATCGCGCAAAAAAGGCGATAGGCAATCATACAATTGCTCAGTTGTCTCCTTCAAAAGCATCCGCACTAACTGAACAATTTGTATCAGCTGTCGTTTCAGGAAATGTCAGCAAACTATTAAGCTTGCTTGCTGTGGATGCGAAACTCCTATCAGATGGCGGTGGGAAAACAAAAGCTGCTCTTGTTCCAATCTTGGGAGCAGAACGAATCTCTCGCTTTTACATGGGAATCATGGCAAAAGCAAAGGAAGACTTTTCATTTAAATATACGATTGTTAACGGCGAACCAGGAATTGTACTATATGCAGAGCATCAAGTATTTGGAGTTCTATCTTTACAGATTCAGAATGACCTGATTCAGACTATTTATTGGGTAGTAAACCCTGACAAACTCACTCATCTTACTTAA
- a CDS encoding FAD-dependent oxidoreductase produces MNTFDVAIVGGGIAGLTSAVYLAQAGKSVLVLEKASQLGGRAQTISKNGALFNLGGHALYRGGAAERILNELEINVSGAVPDTNGYAIWNNELFELPGSLGAMVKTKLLTWSNKTELVRVMLKLKTIDAATIPRMSFREWAEKEIKNPIVRNVFYALTRTSTYCIDYDQLLANAAIQQVQQGLKGVLYVNNGWQSIVESLRNKALTSRVTIYTNKKITSINYGMKHQLLCSDGDTLEVSNVILTTGPEQSMKLVKNSVGTLLETWNQQASPVYAACLDVALKKLPRSNQHFAIGIDQHILFSNHSRACSLSDDGKSVIQLIKYLGTKNEGSADCHKKELESILDLMQPGWRKELVAQQFLPRMIVVQDIISIKDNPYFGPSIPEIPGLYIAGDGAGHGEMLVDAAFASAKRAAKAIIEHEGINRFRREA; encoded by the coding sequence ATGAATACATTTGATGTGGCGATTGTTGGGGGCGGAATAGCGGGTTTAACTTCTGCCGTATATTTAGCACAAGCAGGAAAGTCTGTCTTAGTACTAGAGAAAGCTAGCCAATTAGGAGGTCGTGCACAGACCATCTCAAAAAACGGAGCACTGTTTAATTTAGGTGGGCATGCATTATATAGAGGAGGAGCAGCTGAGAGAATTTTAAATGAGTTAGAAATCAATGTATCTGGAGCAGTTCCTGATACCAATGGATACGCGATTTGGAATAATGAACTCTTTGAACTGCCAGGATCATTAGGTGCAATGGTCAAAACAAAACTTTTAACATGGTCTAACAAGACGGAATTGGTCAGAGTTATGTTAAAGCTTAAAACGATTGACGCTGCAACAATCCCTCGTATGAGTTTTCGAGAATGGGCTGAAAAAGAAATCAAGAATCCAATAGTACGTAACGTCTTTTACGCATTGACCAGAACATCAACATATTGTATAGATTACGATCAGCTATTAGCGAATGCAGCTATCCAACAAGTTCAACAGGGTCTGAAGGGGGTTCTGTATGTGAACAATGGATGGCAATCCATTGTAGAAAGTCTTCGCAATAAGGCTTTGACTTCTCGAGTAACCATTTATACAAACAAGAAAATTACATCTATTAATTATGGAATGAAGCATCAACTTCTCTGTTCAGATGGAGATACCCTCGAAGTTTCAAATGTAATTCTAACAACAGGACCTGAGCAATCCATGAAATTGGTGAAGAATTCAGTAGGCACACTGCTAGAGACGTGGAATCAACAAGCTTCACCCGTATATGCAGCATGCTTAGACGTAGCATTAAAAAAACTACCAAGATCAAATCAACATTTTGCGATAGGAATTGATCAGCATATTCTGTTCTCTAACCATTCTCGAGCTTGCTCGTTAAGCGATGACGGGAAGAGTGTTATTCAATTAATAAAATATTTAGGGACTAAGAATGAAGGGAGTGCAGATTGTCATAAAAAAGAGCTTGAAAGTATTCTTGATCTCATGCAGCCGGGATGGAGAAAAGAACTTGTAGCTCAGCAGTTTTTACCAAGAATGATAGTCGTACAAGACATAATCAGCATAAAAGACAATCCATATTTTGGTCCGAGTATACCTGAAATACCTGGACTATACATTGCTGGAGACGGAGCAGGACATGGAGAAATGTTGGTGGATGCAGCGTTTGCTAGCGCTAAAAGAGCTGCGAAAGCCATTATAGAGCATGAAGGAATAAACCGTTTTCGAAGGGAGGCTTAA
- a CDS encoding universal stress protein — protein MLYTKILVAFDGSEGSYTALHNGNEIARHTGAELTLLYVTNEMVLPLYGGVHPGGVASSTVEVREAEILEQSHGEEILNRALGRVDPDIKTTSAILHGDPTTTICGYADSHNIDLIVIGNRGYSGFKKFFLGSVSQKVVSNAHQPVLVSK, from the coding sequence ATGTTATATACCAAGATTCTGGTTGCTTTTGACGGCTCTGAAGGAAGTTACACCGCTCTTCATAATGGTAATGAGATTGCACGGCACACGGGTGCTGAGCTAACGTTGCTTTATGTGACCAATGAAATGGTCCTTCCGTTGTATGGCGGTGTTCACCCAGGCGGTGTTGCGAGTTCGACAGTTGAAGTACGAGAAGCAGAAATTTTGGAGCAAAGTCATGGTGAAGAAATCCTAAACAGAGCTTTAGGACGTGTTGATCCTGATATAAAGACAACATCAGCCATATTGCACGGCGACCCAACTACCACGATTTGTGGATATGCGGATAGCCATAACATCGATCTCATCGTCATCGGTAATCGAGGCTATAGCGGATTTAAAAAGTTCTTCTTAGGAAGCGTTAGTCAAAAAGTAGTTTCTAACGCTCATCAACCTGTACTTGTTTCCAAATAA
- a CDS encoding polysaccharide deacetylase family protein has protein sequence MKKIGIYVSVAIILLIGLAYSGLKVSSSRDFQFFGGLVTSADTSEKVVALTFDDGPTDLTDQILTILKEEEVKATFFVTGREMEENLKEAKEIVSEGHELGNHSYSHERMVLKTPSYIKGEIEKTDELIRKAGYEGKIQFRPPYGKKLIGLPYYLDKHDRKTILWNIEPETYPEVASDSTKIIKHVTQNIQPGSIILLHVMYESRRESMESVKGIIQDLKKKGYTFKKVSEMVE, from the coding sequence ATGAAGAAAATAGGAATATACGTAAGTGTTGCAATTATCCTATTGATTGGATTGGCATACAGCGGTTTAAAGGTAAGCAGTTCGAGAGACTTTCAATTTTTTGGAGGTTTAGTAACAAGTGCTGATACTTCTGAGAAAGTAGTTGCCTTAACGTTTGATGATGGACCAACAGATCTAACAGATCAAATCTTAACGATATTAAAAGAAGAAGAAGTTAAAGCCACATTTTTTGTAACGGGAAGGGAAATGGAAGAGAACCTGAAAGAAGCAAAAGAAATCGTGTCAGAAGGGCATGAGCTCGGAAATCATTCTTATTCTCATGAGCGAATGGTATTAAAAACACCTTCTTATATTAAAGGTGAGATTGAGAAAACAGATGAGTTGATTCGCAAAGCAGGATATGAAGGGAAGATTCAGTTTCGTCCTCCATATGGAAAAAAGTTAATTGGACTGCCGTACTATTTAGATAAGCATGATCGAAAGACAATTCTTTGGAACATAGAACCAGAAACCTATCCAGAAGTAGCATCTGATTCCACCAAAATAATAAAGCATGTTACGCAAAATATTCAGCCTGGGTCAATTATTCTGTTGCATGTGATGTATGAAAGCCGCCGAGAATCAATGGAATCTGTAAAAGGAATCATTCAGGATTTGAAGAAAAAGGGGTATACCTTTAAAAAGGTATCTGAAATGGTCGAATAA
- a CDS encoding DinB family protein: MTHHAMKMYDYHVWANKELFHRLSELEDEVYHQTVQSVFPSISSISKVVSHMYIVDQLWFHIITGTSMQEALEIKKVESDTKSIEEMIGMYNKLTLQYMEFLNNEIDLDKVLTLDTPWAGRRETSIAEMLLHITTHGAYHRGNITAMLRQNGYSSVTTDLTRYWYSDQ, encoded by the coding sequence ATGACACATCATGCTATGAAAATGTACGATTATCACGTTTGGGCGAACAAGGAGTTGTTCCATCGGTTATCAGAACTTGAAGATGAAGTGTATCACCAGACCGTGCAGAGTGTTTTCCCATCCATCTCATCCATCTCGAAGGTAGTTTCGCATATGTACATCGTTGATCAGCTTTGGTTTCATATCATTACGGGGACTAGTATGCAAGAAGCACTCGAGATCAAAAAAGTTGAGTCCGATACAAAGAGCATTGAAGAGATGATTGGGATGTATAATAAATTAACCCTTCAATATATGGAGTTTCTTAACAATGAAATTGATTTGGACAAGGTGCTAACACTCGATACGCCATGGGCGGGAAGAAGGGAAACGAGTATCGCTGAAATGTTGTTGCATATCACTACTCATGGCGCCTATCATCGAGGTAATATTACAGCTATGCTGCGTCAAAATGGATATAGCTCAGTTACGACTGATTTAACAAGATATTGGTATTCTGATCAATAG
- a CDS encoding methyltransferase domain-containing protein, which yields MKRDVDFEMYIKEVKKPFSGWDFSYITESGRMASGMLSWSYGSMVTPLIGKVSSMLDMGTGGGELLSKLQPFPAVVCATEGYPPNVSIAKENLEPLGVQVFQIGDDDLLPFEDHTFDLIINKHESFSPLEVKRTLTDGGIFLTQQVGGSDCAEINTLLGYPINEEFSHWNLRFAENELRENGFEILEAKEEFPVQRFYDIGALLYYLDAIPWQVPEFKIENSVEKLRHIHDLIQMNGYLEVKQHRFLIKARKK from the coding sequence ATGAAACGTGATGTAGATTTTGAAATGTATATTAAGGAAGTTAAGAAACCATTCTCAGGTTGGGATTTTTCATATATAACTGAATCTGGTCGAATGGCGAGTGGCATGCTTTCTTGGTCGTATGGCAGTATGGTGACCCCACTCATCGGTAAAGTGTCATCGATGCTTGACATGGGTACTGGAGGAGGGGAGCTTTTGTCCAAACTCCAACCGTTTCCAGCAGTAGTTTGTGCAACAGAAGGATATCCGCCAAACGTCTCAATAGCTAAAGAAAATCTTGAACCTCTTGGTGTGCAAGTTTTTCAAATTGGTGATGACGATCTTCTTCCTTTTGAAGATCATACGTTTGACCTTATCATTAATAAACACGAATCCTTTTCTCCACTTGAAGTAAAACGCACATTAACGGATGGTGGAATTTTTCTCACGCAACAAGTGGGCGGTTCAGATTGTGCTGAGATTAATACATTGCTTGGATATCCTATCAATGAAGAATTTTCACATTGGAATTTACGTTTTGCTGAAAATGAACTGCGGGAAAATGGATTTGAGATATTGGAAGCAAAAGAAGAATTTCCTGTTCAGCGCTTTTATGATATTGGTGCCCTGCTCTATTACTTAGATGCGATACCTTGGCAGGTACCCGAGTTTAAAATAGAAAATTCAGTGGAAAAGCTGCGTCACATTCATGATCTGATCCAAATGAATGGGTACCTAGAAGTGAAACAGCATCGTTTTCTTATAAAAGCGAGAAAAAAGTAA
- a CDS encoding YrrS family protein produces MRRSERKKSNKRNVVLFSALGAVLLALLFLPKDALLMGSEEEPKKEETNKEPKHKVVKLQPDNESAYEDEEREEKEANNPEKSKQQEPSEEIGIDPEKEADKKKKAEKAQAEKKKQQASGDKPVLNEPIGTSQTGPHTSSYDEGSVDWNEKLKAIRLATGLDENMTVWKIANGGGPQKSVAEVSPNKQPNEKYTVNLEWVDEKGWMVKSVQK; encoded by the coding sequence ATGAGAAGATCAGAGCGCAAGAAGTCAAACAAGAGAAATGTGGTTTTATTCAGTGCGTTAGGAGCTGTTCTTTTAGCATTATTATTCTTGCCAAAAGATGCGCTGCTCATGGGCAGTGAAGAAGAGCCTAAGAAAGAAGAAACAAATAAAGAACCAAAACATAAAGTGGTAAAACTTCAGCCTGATAACGAAAGTGCTTATGAAGACGAGGAACGTGAAGAGAAAGAAGCAAACAATCCGGAAAAATCCAAGCAACAAGAACCTTCTGAAGAGATTGGCATAGATCCTGAAAAAGAAGCCGACAAAAAGAAAAAAGCAGAAAAGGCTCAAGCAGAAAAGAAAAAACAACAAGCTTCAGGTGATAAACCTGTTTTAAATGAACCGATTGGTACTTCGCAAACTGGTCCTCATACATCAAGTTATGATGAAGGCAGCGTAGACTGGAATGAAAAACTGAAAGCGATTCGTCTTGCTACAGGACTTGATGAAAACATGACAGTGTGGAAAATTGCAAATGGTGGTGGCCCACAGAAATCTGTCGCAGAAGTAAGTCCGAACAAACAGCCAAATGAAAAATACACGGTTAACCTTGAGTGGGTCGATGAAAAAGGCTGGATGGTAAAAAGTGTTCAGAAGTAG
- a CDS encoding GNAT family N-acetyltransferase, translated as MTQKQVKIAELNAENWYECCFLEVADDQVSHIEPNAVSIAQSKFEPSLKPYAILFEDKTVGFLMFNSMKEEIDGYWIYRIMIDKNYQQKGIGKVATQLMIEEMKTLLDAKVIVVGYHPENKGAHQLYESLGFIDKGDRFGKEMAVVLEV; from the coding sequence ATGACACAAAAACAAGTGAAGATCGCAGAACTAAACGCAGAAAATTGGTACGAATGCTGCTTTTTAGAAGTAGCAGATGATCAAGTGAGCCATATTGAACCTAACGCAGTTTCTATCGCTCAATCAAAATTTGAACCAAGCTTAAAGCCTTACGCTATTCTTTTTGAGGATAAGACAGTTGGCTTTCTTATGTTCAACTCCATGAAAGAAGAAATAGATGGGTATTGGATCTATCGAATTATGATCGATAAAAATTATCAACAAAAAGGAATTGGAAAGGTTGCAACACAATTAATGATTGAAGAGATGAAGACATTATTAGATGCTAAAGTAATTGTAGTAGGTTATCATCCTGAAAATAAAGGCGCTCATCAATTGTATGAGAGCTTAGGATTTATTGATAAAGGTGATAGATTTGGAAAAGAAATGGCTGTCGTATTAGAGGTTTAA
- a CDS encoding OFA family MFS transporter has product MKKSKNRWLIALSAVGIHISIGSVYAWSNFTNPLIEKFGWTASQVQMTFSIAILFLGLSAAFLGHFVEKHGPKKAGLLAAIFFGLGIAGSGLAVNIGSLTMLYIFYGVLGGIGLGVGYIAPVSTLIKWFPDRRGLATGLAIMGFGFAAAISSPIMDVLIKSVGIANTFYILGIAYFAVMTLSSLYLEKPEEGWLPAGFKENVESGKVKIKQDLSQLTANEAVKTRRFYYLWIMLFINVTCGIAILSAAKPLAEESIGLTTAEAAALVGVLGLFNGFGRIGWASISDYIGRPNTYTTFFVLQIALFFMLPQTSSSILFQVMLAVIYTCYGGGFASIPAYIGDLFGTKQVGAIHGYILTAWAAAGLAGPLFAAWIKDTTGSYANSLTFFSGLFIIALIVSILVRLDMKRLAAKQEKSVA; this is encoded by the coding sequence ATGAAAAAGTCTAAAAATCGGTGGCTCATCGCTTTATCAGCAGTAGGGATACATATTTCTATTGGTTCGGTGTATGCGTGGAGCAACTTCACGAATCCACTGATCGAAAAATTTGGTTGGACAGCTTCACAAGTACAGATGACATTCAGTATCGCCATCCTATTCTTAGGATTGTCGGCTGCTTTTTTAGGACATTTTGTTGAAAAACATGGTCCAAAGAAAGCAGGTTTGCTTGCAGCCATTTTCTTTGGATTAGGAATTGCTGGATCTGGTCTTGCAGTCAATATTGGCTCGTTAACGATGCTTTATATCTTTTATGGTGTACTTGGTGGAATCGGGCTTGGAGTAGGTTATATTGCACCTGTTTCTACACTGATCAAATGGTTTCCCGATCGTCGTGGTTTAGCAACTGGACTTGCTATCATGGGATTTGGTTTCGCAGCAGCCATCAGTTCACCTATTATGGACGTACTTATTAAATCTGTTGGTATTGCAAACACATTCTACATTTTAGGAATTGCTTACTTCGCTGTAATGACATTGTCCTCTCTTTATTTGGAAAAACCAGAAGAAGGATGGCTTCCTGCTGGGTTTAAAGAGAATGTAGAGAGCGGAAAAGTGAAAATTAAACAAGACCTCTCACAACTAACAGCAAACGAAGCTGTAAAAACACGCCGTTTTTATTATTTGTGGATCATGCTTTTCATTAATGTCACTTGTGGTATTGCTATTCTTTCTGCTGCAAAACCTCTTGCAGAAGAGAGTATTGGATTAACAACAGCTGAAGCTGCGGCACTTGTAGGTGTTTTAGGATTGTTTAACGGTTTTGGCCGGATTGGATGGGCATCCATTTCGGACTATATCGGGCGACCTAATACATACACAACATTTTTTGTTTTGCAGATCGCTCTCTTTTTCATGTTGCCACAAACGTCATCATCCATTCTTTTTCAAGTGATGCTCGCCGTAATTTATACATGTTATGGAGGAGGCTTTGCATCGATACCAGCCTACATTGGTGACCTATTTGGTACGAAACAGGTGGGAGCGATTCATGGTTACATCCTAACGGCATGGGCAGCAGCAGGTCTGGCAGGTCCATTATTTGCTGCTTGGATTAAAGATACAACAGGTTCTTACGCAAACAGTCTAACATTCTTTTCTGGATTGTTTATCATTGCGCTCATCGTATCGATACTCGTCCGTTTAGATATGAAAAGACTGGCTGCGAAACAAGAAAAGTCCGTAGCCTAA
- a CDS encoding sigma factor, protein MNIRHDLDGNVLNRLHHKDSSALKQMVDSYSTLLYQVALRITGDKRVAEQVLCEVFRDLWENPNHYTKVKDKFLSSYLIKLCKLKCVDREEIHITRLLSKKSKNYVANNATV, encoded by the coding sequence ATGAACATACGACATGACCTGGATGGTAATGTTTTAAACAGATTGCATCATAAGGATTCAAGTGCCTTAAAACAAATGGTCGATTCATATAGCACACTTTTATATCAAGTTGCCCTCCGAATAACCGGTGATAAGCGTGTCGCAGAACAAGTATTGTGCGAAGTATTTCGCGATTTATGGGAAAATCCTAATCATTACACAAAAGTAAAAGACAAATTTCTTTCCAGTTATTTGATTAAACTATGTAAATTAAAATGCGTCGACCGTGAAGAAATTCATATTACACGACTGTTATCTAAAAAGTCAAAAAATTATGTTGCGAATAATGCGACGGTTTGA